The following are encoded together in the Zingiber officinale cultivar Zhangliang chromosome 8A, Zo_v1.1, whole genome shotgun sequence genome:
- the LOC122011856 gene encoding ubiquitin domain-containing protein 1-like encodes MGCAGSTPVKGGEETTKKLRKPRSWRHPQPITSAELKQMREEFWDTAPHYGGQKEIWDALRAAAEADLSLAQTIVDSAGIIVSNADMTVCYDERGAKYELPKYVLSEPSNLVQDS; translated from the exons ATGGGATGCGCTGGATCCACTCcggtcaaaggaggagaag AGACAACTAAGAAATTGCGGAAGCCAAGATCCTGGAGGCATCCCCAACCGATAACTAGCGCTGAACTTAAACAGATGCGTGAAGAATTTTGGGACACTGCCCCTCATTACGGTGGCCAAAAAG AGATCTGGGATGCACTCCGAGCTGCTGCCGAAGCTGATTTAAGCCTGGCACAAACAATAGTGGACAGTGCGGGAATCATAGTTTCGAATGCCGATATGACAGTGTGTTATGACGAACGAG GTGCGAAGTATGAACTGCCCAAGTATGTTTTGAGTGAGCCTAGTAATTTGGTCCAAGACAGCTAA